One Lepus europaeus isolate LE1 chromosome 7, mLepTim1.pri, whole genome shotgun sequence DNA segment encodes these proteins:
- the FLRT1 gene encoding leucine-rich repeat transmembrane protein FLRT1, which yields MVVAQPAAAAAATPAATVTATVVMTTAAMDLRDWLFLCYGLIAFLTEAIDSTTCPSVCRCNNGFIYCNDRGLTSIPADIPDDATTLYLQNNHINNAGIPQDLKTKVSVQVIYLYENDLDEFPVNLPRSLRELHLQDNNVRTIARDSLARIPLLEKLHLDDNSVSTVSIEEDAFADSKQLKLLFLSRNHLSSIPPGLPHTLEELRLDDNRISTIPLHAFKGLSSLRRLVLDGNLLANQRIADDTFSRLQNLTELSLVRNSLAAPPLNLPSAHLQKLYLQDNAISHIPYNTLAKMRELERLDLSNNNLTTLPRGLFDDLGNLAQLLLRNNPWFCGCNLMWLRDWVKARAAVVNVRGLMCQGPEKVRGMAIKDITSEMDECLEAGSQGGGTAHVAAKTTASHQAASTTPQGSLFTLKAKRPGLRLPDSNIDYPMATGDGAKTLVIHVKPLTADSIRITWKATLPAASFRLSWLRLGHSPAVGSITETLVQGDKTEYLLTALEPKSTYIICMVTMETGNTDVADETPVCAKAETADSYGPTTTLNQEQNAGPMAGLPLAGIIGGAVALVFLFLVLGAICWYVHRAGELLSRERAYNRGSRKKDDYMESGTKKDNSILEIRGPGLQMLPINPYRAKEEYVVHTIFPSNGSSLCKGTHTIGYGTTRGYRDGGIPDVDYSYT from the coding sequence ATGGTGGTGGCAcagcccgccgccgccgctgctgccacGCCTGCTGCCACCGTCACAGCCACCGTCGTGATGACCACGGCCGCCATGGACCTGCGCGACTGGCTGTTCCTGTGCTACGGGCTCATCGCCTTCCTGACCGAGGCCATCGACAGCACCACCTGCCCCTCCGTGTGCCGCTGCAACAACGGCTTCATCTACTGCAACGACCGCGGGCTCACCTCCATCCCCGCCGACATCCCGGACGACGCCACCACCCTCTACCTGCAGAACAACCACATCAACAACGCCGGCATCCCCCAGGACCTCAAGACCAAGGTCAGCGTGCAGGTCATCTACCTGTACGAGAACGACCTGGACGAGTTCCCCGTCAACCTGCCCCGGTCGCTGCGGGAGCTGCACCTGCAGGACAACAACGTGCGCACCATCGCCCGCGACTCACTGGCCCGCATCCCGCTGCTGGAGAAGCTGCACCTGGACGACAACTCCGTGTCCACAGTGAGCATCGAGGAGGACGCCTTCGCCGACAGCAAGCAGCTCAAGCTGCTCTTCCTGAGCCGGAACCACCTGAGCAGCATCCCGCCGGGGCTGCCGCACACGCTGGAGGAGCTGCGGCTGGACGACAACCGCATCTCCACCATCCCGCTGCACGCCTTCAAGGGCCTCAGCAGCCTGCGGCGCCTGGTGCTGGACGGCAACCTGCTGGCCAACCAGCGCATCGCCGACGACACCTTCAGCCGGCTGCAGAACCTCACCGAGCTCTCGCTGGTGCGCAACTCGCTGGCCGCGCCGCCCCTCAACCTGCCCAGCGCGCACCTGCAGAAGCTCTACCTGCAGGACAACGCCATCAGCCACATCCCCTACAACACGCTGGCCAAGATGCGCGAGCTGGAGCGCCTGGACCTGTCCAACAACAACCTCACCACGCTGCCCCGCGGCCTCTTCGACGACCTGGGgaacctggcccagctgctgctcaGGAACAACCCCTGGTTCTGCGGCTGCAACCTCATGTGGCTGCGGGACTGGGTGAAGGCCCGGGCGGCCGTGGTCAACGTGCGGGGCCTCATGTGCCAGGGCCCCGAGAAGGTCCGGGGCATGGCCATCAAGGACATCACCAGCGAGATGGACGAGTGCCTGGAGGCGGGGTCGCAGGGCGGTGGCACGGCCCACGTGGCCGCCAAGACCACCGCCAGCCACCAAGCCGCCTCCACCACGCCCCAGGGCTCCCTGTTCACCCTCAAGGCCAAGAGGCCGGGACTGCGCCTCCCCGACTCCAACATCGACTACCCCATGGCCACGGGCGACGGCGCCAAGACCCTGGTGATCCACGTGAAGCCCCTCACGGCGGACTCCATCCGCATCACGTGGAAGGCCACGCTGCCGGCTGCCTCCTTTCGGCTCAGCTGGCTGCGCCTGGGTCACAGCCCGGCTGTGGGCTCCATCACCGAGACCCTGGTGCAGGGGGACAAGACGGAGTACTTGCTGACGGCCCTGGAGCCCAAGTCCACCTACATCATCTGCATGGTCACCATGGAGACGGGCAACACCGACGTGGCGGATGAGACGCCCGTGTGCGCCAAGGCGGAGACTGCCGACAGCTACGGCCCCACCACCACGCTCAACCAGGAGCAGAACGCCGGGCCCATGGCAGGCCTGCCCCTGGCCGGCATCATCGGAGGCGCCGTGGCCCTGGTCTTCCTCTTCCTGGTTCTGGGGGCCATCTGCTGGTACGTGCACCGGGCTGGCGAGCTGCTGAGCCGGGAGAGAGCCTACAACCGGGGCAGCAGGAAGAAAGACGACTACATGGAGTCGGGGACCAAGAAGGACAACTCCATCCTGGAGATCCGCGGGCCGGGGCTGCAGATGCTGCCCATCAACCCATACCGCGCCAAAGAGGAGTACGTGGTCCACACCATCTTCCCCTCCAACGGCAGCAGCTTGTGCAAGGGCACGCACACCATCGGCTACGGCACCACACGGGGCTATCGGGACGGCGGCATCCCCGACGTAGACTACTCCTACACATGA